In Rhea pennata isolate bPtePen1 chromosome 13, bPtePen1.pri, whole genome shotgun sequence, the following proteins share a genomic window:
- the COG4 gene encoding conserved oligomeric Golgi complex subunit 4, with the protein MAAAAAPGLRASSGDGGGSSPSSSSLSMERIQSLTDLSDLEAAYSRLCEEEKVVQEELDALLEQQSTVENKMVALHRMGPNLQLIEGDAQQLAGMITFTCNLAENVSSKVRQLDLAKNRLYQAIQRADDILDLKFCMDGVQTALRNEDYEQAAAHIHRYLSLDKSVIELSRQGKEGGIIDANLKLLQEAEQRLKTIVTEKFNMAMKQGDLPQVERFFKIFPLLGLHEEGLSKFSEYLCKQVANKAEENLLLVMGTDMSDRRAAVIFADTLTLLFEGIARVIETHQPIVETYYGPGRLYTLIKHLQVECDRQVEKVVDNFIKQRDYHRQFQQVQNSMMRSSSTEKIEPRELDPILTEVTLMNARSELYLRFIKRRIVSDFEVGDSMASEEVKQEHQKYLDKLLNNCLLSRTMQELIGYYITMEEYFMRETVNKAVAMDSYEKGQLTSSMVDDVFYIVKKCIGRALSSSSIDCLCAMINHSTTELESDFREVLYNKLKQGFPATTFQDFQRGVTSAVSIMHSSLQQGKFDTKGIESTDEAKQSFLVTLNNVEVCSENIMTLKKTLESDCTKLLSQGFGGEQAQAKIDSCLSDMAAVSNKFRDLLQEGLNELNSTAIKPQVKPWINLFLSVSHNIEEEEFSDYEANDPWVQQFILNLEQQMTEFKAGLSPVIYDTLTGLMTSLIAIELEKVLLKSTFSRLGGLQFDKELRSLIAYLTTVTTWTIRDKFARLSQMATILNLERVTEILDYWGPNSGPLTWRLTPAEVRQVLALRIDFRSEDIKRLRL; encoded by the exons atggcggcggccgccgcgccggggctgagGGCGTCGagcggggacggcggcggctCGTctccgtcctcctcctccctgtccATGGAGCGGATTCAGTCGCTCACCGACCTGTCAGACCTGGAGGCTGCCTACAGCCGGCTGTGTGAGGAGGAG aaagttgTGCAAGAAGAGCTGGATGCTCTCTTGGAGCAGCAAAGCACTGTAGAGAACAAGATGGTTGCTCTTCATCGCATGGG CCCTAATTTGCAGCTTATTGAGGGAGATGCCCAGCAGTTGGCAGGGATGATCACCTTCACCTGTAACTTGGCTGAGAACGTCAGCAGCAAAGTCCGTCAGCTTGACCTTGCCAAG AATCGACTCTATCAGGCCATTCAGAGAGCTGATGACATCCTGGACCTAAAGTTCTGCATGGACGGAGTTCAAACAGCCCTGCGAAATGAAGATTATGAACAGGCAGCAGCTCATATCCATCGCTATCTGTCTCTAGATAAATCAGTCATTGAGCTCAGTCGACAGGGCAAGGAAG GGGGTATAATTGATGCCAACTTGAAGCTcctgcaggaagcagagcagcGCCTGAAGACTATTGTCACAGAGAAATTTAACATGGCTATGAAGCAGGGAGACCTGCCCCAAGTGGAACGGTTCTTCAAGATATTTCCTCTGCTAGGCTTACATGAAGAAGGGCTAAGCAAGTTCTCAGAGTACCTCTGCAAGCAG GTGGCCAACAAAGCAGAGGAGAACCTGCTGCTGGTGATGGGGACAGACATGAGTGACCGTCGAGCTGCTGTCATCTTTGCAGACACCCTGACACTCCTCTTTGAAG GGATTGCTCGTGTTATAGAGACTCACCAACCCATTGTGGAGACTTACTATGGTCCAGGGAGGCTCTACACCCTCATCAAGCACCTGCAAGTAGAGTGTGACCGGCAGGTGGAGAAGGTGGTGGACAACTTCATCAAACAAAGGGATTATCACAGACAG TTCCAGCAGGTTCAGAACAGCATGATGAGAAGCTCTTCTACAGAGAAGATTGAGCCGAG GGAGCTTGACCCTATTTTAACGGAGGTAACCTTGATGAACGCCCGCAGTGAGCTCTACCTGAGGTTTATCAAGAGACGAATAGTATCTGATTTCGAGGTGGGAGACTCTATGGCCTCCGAGGAGGTAAAGCAAG AGCATCAAAAATACCTGGACAAGCTCCTCAATAACTGCCTGCTGAGCCGCACCATGCAAGAGCTCATCGGCTACTACATCACCATGGAGGAATATTTCATGAGGGAAACTGTCAACAAG GCTGTTGCCATGGACAGCTATGAGAAGGGCCAGCTCACCTCCAGCATGGTAGATGATGTGTTTTATATAGTGAAGAAGTGCATTGGGCGCGCACTATCCAGCTCCAGTATAGACTGCCTCTGTGCCATGATCAACCACTCCACCACCGAGCTGGAGTCCGACTTCAG GGAGGTTCTATACAACAAGCTGAAGCAGGGCTTTCCAGCCACCACTTTCCAGGACTTCCAGAGAGGGGTGACCAGTGCTGTGAGCATCATGCACAGCAGCCTCCAGCAGGGCAAGTTTGATACCAAAGGCATTGAAAGCACCGACGAGGCCAAGCAGTCCTTTCTG gTGACCTTAAACAATGTTGAAGTCTGCAGTGAAAATATCATGACGCTAAAGAAGACCTTGGAG AGTGACTGCACCAAACTGCTTAGCCAAGGTTTCGGGGGTGAACAAGCGCAGGCCAAGATTGACAGCTGCCTCTCTGACATGGCCGCAGTCTCCAACAAATTCCGTGACCTACTGCAG GAAGGTCTCAACGAGCTGAACAGCACAGCCATCAAACCCCAGGTGAAGCCCTGGATCAACCTGTTCCTCTCCGTCTCCCATAACATTGAGGAG GAAGAGTTCAGCGACTACGAAGCTAATGATCCCTGGGTCCAGCAGTTCATCCTCAATCTGGAACAGCAGATGACAGAGTTCAAG GCTGGACTGTCTCCAGTGATTTATGATACCCTCACTGGTCTTATGACCAGTCTCATAGCCATCGAATTGGAGAAAGTGCTTCTCAAATCCACCTTCAGCAGG CTTGGCGGTCTGCAGTTTGACAAGGAGCTGAGATCTCTCATAGCCTATCTCACCACAGTCACTACTTGGACTATCCGCGACAAGTTTGCTCGTCTTTCCCAAATGGCCACTATCCTCAATCTGGAAAGG gTGACGGAGATCTTGGATTACTGGGGCCCAAACTCAGGCCCGCTCACGTGGCGCCTTACTCCTGCAGAGGTCCGGCAGGTGCTGGCTCTCCGAATTGACTTCCGAAGCGAGGACATCAAGCGGCTGCGCCTCTAG
- the FCSK gene encoding L-fucose kinase: MAPGAVEWTVVVLTCQRRDCVSAFQQELETRWRRGALGRRPVLLVVEDPSGRAGSGGATLNALLVAAEHLSARAGRTVVTSDVLKEARVLILHVGRDFSFDDCGRAFTCLPVEEPDAPAEALTCNLDSLLGTMTRRLCVGSPPGVWVCSTDMLLTVPAAPGIAWDGFRGVRVIAVPGSQAYAKSHGVYVADGQGTVSDIIYRGTEAQLQQCAGPDGTVPLVCGVVFFSSDAAEQLLATHVIPPLDACTYLGLDSGAPPVQLSLFFDVVLCMASGVTQEDFVTGGGDAGARSARSVLWTALRPFPLSMACVPGGSYDYLSAAASDHIRSLTPPPGSAGRLRFRQVAHSHVDQPRLLEVGSSVTNCLLEGAVRLAPGSVVQHCHLQGPLEIGPGCLLSGLAAASSAALRSCPLRDVVLQGHRVRLRDLPCRVFTLTGRLDDWQSPAEEATYLNAPWSEFFQRTGIREGDVWGAETPRGSRCLLSARLFPVLHASEALGLEDVLWLLAPAAAASGRLQRWRAAWRMSWEELLPCLDKAAELGARRALFFQQGQRKVRRVLLGREDGSLLPLTRSAVHEGYHEAVLGTLDEVASTTDDAGIAARALACIADVLGCMAQGEGGLRSGPAANKEWACAFGRLESGDIAGGVRELAAERKKWMSRPALLVRAARHYEGAGQILIRQAVMSSCQFVTVRQAELPPLGRWVRVTCPARLDLSGGWSDTPPITYEHGGAVVDAAVLVDGQRPIGARVRRICEPELRLASVSGTPQGEVAVELVCRELEHLQDYCQPHAPGALLKAAFICTQIVQFPSQKPLRAQLLDSFGGGFEVHTWSKLPHGSGLGTSSILAGAVMASLYRAAGKAASTESLIHAVLHLEQRLTTGGGWQDQVGGLVPGIKIGRSKAQLPLRVKVEEIPVPEGFAQTLSDHLLLVYTGKTRLARNLLQDVVRNWYARLPGAVQNADALVSTAEECAQALRRGNLPLIGECLNRYWQQKKCMAPGCEPLAVGRLMDALRPYVYGQCLAGAGGGGFLYVLTKAPRQKEALHQILAKTEGLDNFSIHSIEVDAGGFSVEVEGSDPEGSAHPGEDASM; this comes from the exons ATGGCGCCCGGGGCCGTCGAGTGGACCGTCGTCGTCCTGACCTGCCAGCGCCGGGACTGCGTCTCGGCCTTCCAGCAAG AGCTGGAGACGCGGTGGCGCAGGGGCGCCCTGGGCCGGCGGCCCGTCCTCCTGGTCGTGGAGGACCCGTCGGgccgcgcgggcagcggcggagCCACGCTCAACGCCTTGCTGGTGGCGGCGGAGCACCTGAGCGCCCGGGCGGGCCGCACG GTGGTGACCTCCGACGTGCTGAAGGAAGCCCGCGTCCTCATCCTGCACGTG GGCCGTGACTTCTCCTTCGATGACTGCGGCCGAGCCTTCACCTGCTTGCCCGTGGAGGAGCCCGACGCGCCGGCCGAAGCTCTGACCTGCAACCTGGACAGCCTGCTGGGGACCATGACGCGCCGG CTCTGCGTGGGCTCCCCGCCGGGCGTGTGGGTCTGCAGCACGGACATGCTCCTCACCGTGCCCGCGGCGCCAG GGATCGCCTGGGACGGCTTCCGGGGCGTCCGAGTGATCGCGGTGCCCGGCAGCCAGGCGTACGCCAAGAGCCACGGGGTCTACGTCGCCGATGGGCAG GGGACGGTGAGCGACATCATCTACAGAGGCACGGAggctcagctgcagcagtgcGCGGGCCCCGACGGGACCGTGCCCCTG GTGTGCGGCGTGGTTTTCTTCTCCTCCGACGCCGCCGAGCAGCTCCTGGCCACGCACGTCATCCCTCCTCTGGACGCCTGCACCTACCTGGGCCTGGACTCGGGAGCGCCGCCCGTCCAG CTGTCCCTCTTCTTCGACGTCGTGCTGTGCATGGCGAGCGGGGTGACGCAGGAGGACTTCGTGACGGGCGGCGGCGACGCCGGCGCCAGGAGCGCCCGCTCCGTGCTCTGGACGGCCCTGCGCCCCTTCCCTCTCAGCATGG CCTGCGTTCCCGGCGGATCCTACGACTACCTGAGCGCGGCCGCGAGCGACCACATCCGCAGCCTGACGCCGCCGCCTGGCTCCGCCGGCCGCCTCCGCTTCCGCCAAGTCGCCCATTCCCACGTGGAC cagccccggcTCCTCGAGGTCGGCTCGTCGGTCACCAACTGCCTGCTGGAAGGCGCCGTGCGGCTGGCGCCCGGCAGCGTCGTGCAGCACTGCCATCTCCAG GGTCCCCTGGAGATCGGCCCCGGCTGCCTCCTCTCGGGCCTCGCCGCGGCCTCCTCGGCGGCCCTGCGGAGCTGCCCGCTGCGCGACGTCGTCCTGCAGGGCCACCGCGTGCGGCTGCGGGACCTGCCCTGCCGCGTCTTCACGCTGACCGGCCGCCTCGACGACTGGCAG AGCCCTGCCGAAGAGGCCACCTACCTGAACGCGCCGTGGAGCGAGTTTTTCCAGCGGACGGGCATACG GGAAGGGGACGTGTGGGGCGCCGAGACGCCGCGGGGGAGCCGCTGCCTGCTCAGCGCCCGCCTCTTCCCCGTGCTGCACGCCTCGGaggcgctggggctggaggacgtgctgtggctgctggccccggcggcggcggcgagcgggcgGCTGCAGCGCTGGCGGGCCGCCTGGCGCATGTCctgggaggagctgctgccctgcctggACAAGGCGGCCGAGCTgggcgcccgccgggccctCTTCTTCCAGCAGGGCCAGCGCAAGGTGCGGCGGGTGCTGCTGGGGCGCGAGGACGGCAGCCTCCTGCCGCTCACCCGCAGCGCCGTGCACGAGGGCTACCACGAGGCCGTGCTGGGCACGCTGGACGAGG TTGCCTCCACGACCGACGACGCGGGCATCGCGGCCCGGGCGCTCGCGTGCATCGCCGACGTGCTGGGCTGCATGGCGCAAGGGGAAGGGGGCTTGCGGAGCGGGCCGGCTGCCAACAAGGAGTGGGCCTGCGCCTTTGGGCGCCTGGAGAGCGGGGACATCGCCGGGGGCGTCCGGGAGCTGGCCGCAGAGCGGAAGAAGTGGATGAGCAG GCCAGCCCTGCTGGTGAGAGCAGCTCGGCATTACGAGGGGGCTGGGCAGATCCTCATCCGCCAGGCTGTGATGTCCTCGTGCCAGTTTGTCACCGTGCGGCAGGCGGAGCTGCCGCCGTTGGGGCGCTGGGTGCGGGTGACGTGTCCGGCCCGCCTGGACCTCTCCG GCGGCTGGAGCGACACGCCTCCCATCACCTACGAGCACGGGGGTGCCGTGGTGGACGCCGCCGTGCTGGTGGACGGGCAGCGGCCGATCGGCGCCCGGGTCCGGCGCATCTGCGAGCCGGAGCTGCGCCTCGCCAGCGTCAGCGGGACGCCGCAGGGCGAGGTGGCCGTGGAGCTGGTGTGCCGCGAGCTGGAGCACTTGCAGGATTACTGCCAGCCGCATGCGCCAG gagcCTTGCTGAAAGCTGCCTTCATATGCACCCAGATCGTGCAGTTCCCCTCGCAGAAACCCTTACGAGCCCAGCTGCTGGATAGCTTCGGTGGCGGCTTCGAGGTGCACACCTGGTCCAAGCTGCCCCATGGCTCGGGCCTGG gcaccagcagcatcctggCCGGAGCCGTGATGGCATCGCTCTACCGGGCGGCGGGGAAGGCTGCCAGCACCGAGTCCCTTATCCATGCCGTGCTGCACCTGGAGCAGAGGCTCACAACAG GAGGCGGTTGGCAGGACCAGGTGGGCGGGCTCGTGCCAGGCATCAAAATTGGGAGGTCGAAAGCCCAGCTCCCGCTCAGAGTGAAGGTGGAGGAGATCCCGGTGCCCGAAGGCTTTGCCCAGACCCTCAGCGATCACTTGCTGCTGGTGTACACAGGAAAGACTCGCCTGGCCCGCAACCTGCTCCAG GACGTGGTGAGGAACTGGTACGCCAGGCTGCCCGGCGCCGTGCAGAACGCCGACGCGCTGGTGAGCACCGCCGAGGAGTGCGCCCAGGCCTTGCGGCGAG gTAATCTGCCGCTCATCGGCGAGTGTCTGAACCGCTACTggcagcagaagaaatgcatgGCCCCCGGGTGCGAGCCGCTGGCCGTCGGGCGCCTGATGGACGCTCTCCGGCCTTACGTCTACGGGCAGTGTTTGgctggggccggcggcggcggcttccTGTACGTCTTAACCAAAGCTCCGCGGCAGAAGGAAGCCTTGCACCAAATTCTAGCAAAAACGGAG GGACTGGACAACTTCAGCATCCACAGCATCGAAGTGGACGCCGGCGGTTTCTCTGTGGAGGTAGAGGGAAGTGATCCTGAAGGTAGTGCTCATCCCGGAGAGGACGCATCCATGTGA